In Silene latifolia isolate original U9 population chromosome X, ASM4854445v1, whole genome shotgun sequence, the following proteins share a genomic window:
- the LOC141617365 gene encoding uncharacterized protein LOC141617365 → MRRVREKLDWYYEIDVDSAGRSGGGERVACDGFLWVASCDGQTPSWDLLRLLYDQSSLPWLCIGDFNEILFSTEMKGGSRPQWQMNNFQAVVDFCGLRDVAWEGYAFTYDNGQAGDNNRQSMIDRAMCSASWLELFPYAKNYHLDREWSDHAPLKLIFDRREIGGITRSRF, encoded by the exons ATGAGGAGGGTGAGGGAGAAGCTTGATTGGTATTACGAGATTGATGTGGATAGTGCTGGGAGGTCGGGAG GGGGAGAAAGAGTGGCGTGTGACGGGTTTTTATGGGTGGCCAGCTGTGACGGACAAACACCTTCATGGGACTTACTTCGACTTCTATACGACCAATCTTCGCTGCCGTGGCTTTGTATAGGAGATTTCAATGAGATCCTGTTCTCCACAGAGATGAAAGGCGGAAGTAGGCCACAATGGCAGATGAATAACTTTCAAGCAGTTGTTGATTTTTGTGGGCTGAGAGACGTGGCATGGGAAGGTTATGCGTTCACTTACGATAATGGGCAAGCTGGAGACAATAATAGGCAAAGTATGATTGACCGCGCTATGTGCTCTGCTTCGTGGCTCGAACTATTCCCATATGCAAAAAACTATCATCTTGATAGAGAATGGTCGGACCACGCTCCGCTGAAGCTGATTTTTGATCGTCGTGAGATTGGAGGGATAACGAGGAGTAGGTTCTGA